From one Brachypodium distachyon strain Bd21 chromosome 4, Brachypodium_distachyon_v3.0, whole genome shotgun sequence genomic stretch:
- the LOC104584904 gene encoding glycine-rich protein DOT1-like has product MVARHGVEHCVKQSSHDIIGPGPGAGAGDGGNANGGGDGVGTGGGGDAYVGGSGDGDACMGGGGGVLNGGGGGDDACIGGGVANGGGGGDAYAGGGDGDAYDGGGGDDGGGGDGPRDGQRPKEGTASMARAAMRAATLRVRVATLKAIAM; this is encoded by the coding sequence ATGGTGGCACGGCACGGCGTGGAGCATTGCGTAAAACAGTCGTCGCATGATATCATTGGCCCCGGTCCCGGTGCTGGTGCTGGGGATGGTGGCAATGccaatggtggtggtgatggtgtgggcacaggtggtggtggtgatgcaTATGTTGGTGGCAGTGGTGATGGTGATGCCTGCAtgggaggtggtggtggtgtgctcaatggtggtggcggtggtgatGATGCCTGCATCGGTGGTGGTGTGGCCAATGGTGGGGGCGGCGGTGATGCAtatgctggcggcggcgatggtgaTGCATAcgatggtggtggcggcgatgATGGAGGTGGTGGAGACGGCCCGAGAGACGGACAACGCCCCAAGGAAGGCACGGCCAGCATGGCAAGAGCGGCGATGAGGGCCGCGACTTTGAGAGTGAGAGTGGCTACACTCAAAGCCATTGCTATGTGA